The following coding sequences lie in one Mangifera indica cultivar Alphonso unplaced genomic scaffold, CATAS_Mindica_2.1 Un_0029, whole genome shotgun sequence genomic window:
- the LOC123206248 gene encoding ubiquitin carboxyl-terminal hydrolase 2-like has protein sequence MGKGVDKKSRAAKEKRAAVLSPKNVPQQSNHVESSNVGVTVVKERKPCVHLDKGVDLDKFSAKFQSSNPIRCEDCREGANDRRGRKGKSKNAKKKGGGSADSKSGSKAIWVCLDCGHYACGGVGLPTTPQSHAIRHARQARHSLVIQWENPHLRWCFPCNTLIPVEKTEENGENKDVLSEVVKLFKGKSTEGSSVDVEDVWFGSGSVTSEIKSESIIPVGGCLDGKAGYVVRGLTNLGNTCFFNSVMQNLLAMFRLRDYFLNMDVSFGPLTIALKKLFTETKPEAGLRNVINPRSFFGCVCSKAPQFRGYQQHDSHEFLRFLLDGLCTEELVVRKKVNAFEENENSSNPGPTFVDSVFGGLISSTVCCVECGHSSTVYEPFLDLSLPVPTKKPSPKKAQPSRAKKTKPPPKKSGKVQGKANKDTDIVTVQNSPSPAAISESSCVMKSTASSTGKVGSSSDGSSLLDSVGSSTIAAESSSSQKFSAVAQPEDEQVLDHSMNQTVASLDDFTWLDYVELESMSDRHDLNLRSNDLFVQDSGDKDDVSGDILLESSQTSSLHEEANSKQDSSSVNPWEDEQPLHAQDSEVILLPYNEESPTTGEIMSGDAEASSSVIGCGQEELEFDGFGGLFDEPEIAAGPVAGPCFGSDKVESGFVLGSSSGSDPEEVDNSNSPVSVEICLAHFIKPELLTDDNAWECESCSRNVQHQKSETLKKLAKLASQVLINGGETRKQNDQKTMKDASCTSEVKTLSNGHIKTDIDLDTSGESLALHKAKIDCLNQTCVKFENGQTCEINPVISQGEEGTIETNDAVPVQESQQNIAHQVEDSHSFDGSDSSLCAPADALSTEVINSLKVMVKRDATKRVLINKAPPILTVHLKRFNQDARGRLSKLNGHVNFSEVINLRQYMDPRCTDKEKYNYRLVGVVEHLGGMRGGHYVAYVRGAKLEGKTQKENEGCLWYHASDVYVRESSLEEVLGCEAYILFYEQV, from the exons ATGGGGAAAGGGGTTGATAAGAAGAGTAGAGCTGCTAAGGAGAAGCGAGCTGCAGTCCTATCTCCTAAAAACGTTCCTCAACAATCTAATCATGTTGAGAGTTCTAATGTTGGTGTTACAGTGGTGAAAGAGAGAAAACCTTGTGTCCATCTTGACAAGGGTGTTGATTTGGATAAATTTTCTGCTAAATTTCAGTCTTCAAATCCTATAAGGTGTGAGGATTGTCGAGAAGGTGCAAATGATAGAAGAGGGAGGAAGGGAAAGAGTAAGAATGCGAAGAAGAAGGGGGGTGGTTCAGCAGATTCAAAATCTGGCTCAAAAGCCATTTGGGTTTGTTTAGATTGTGGGCATTATGCTTGTGGAGGGGTTGGACTTCCTACAACCCCTCAAAGCCATGCAATTCGGCATGCTAGACAAGCTCGACATTCTTTGGTGATCCAATGGGAAAACCCTCATCTCCGGTGGTGCTTTCCATGCAACACACTCATTCCAGTTGAGAAAACAGaggaaaatggtgaaaataaagATGTATTATCAGAGgttgtaaaattatttaaggGTAAATCAACAGAAGGTTCATCTGTGGATGTTGAGGATGTTTGGTTTGGTAGTGGCAGTGTTACCAGTGAAATCAAATCTGAAAGCATTATACCAGTTGGGGGTTGTTTAGATGGAAAGGCTGGCTACGTGGTAAGAGGTTTGACTAACCTTGGGAATACTTGCTTCTTTAATTCAGTCATGCAGAATCTTCTGGCCATGTTTAGATTGCGAGATTACTTCCTGAATATGGATGTATCTTTTGGCCCTCTTACTATTGCTTTGAAGAAACTTTTCACTGAAACAAAACCAGAGGCAGGGTTGAGAAATGTTATAAATCCAAGATCTTTTTTTGGATGTGTCTGTTCTAAGGCTCCCCAGTTTAGGGGATATCAGCAACATGATAGTCATGAATTTCTTCGTTTCTTACTTGATGGACTGTGTACTGAGGAGTTGGTTGTCAGAAAAAAAGTTAATGCTTTTGAGGAAAATGAGAATTCTTCAAATCCAGGTCCTACTTTTGTGGATTCTGTATTTGGGGGACTGATTTCTAGTACTGTTTGTTGTGTGGAATGTGGACATTCCTCAACGGTTTATGAGCCATTTTTAGATCTCTCTCTTCCAGTTCCAACCAAGAAACCTTCGCCTAAAAAAGCCCAACCCTCTCGAGCCAAGAAAACAAAACCACCACCAAAGAAAAGTGGAAAGGTTCAAGGTAAAGCTAACAAAGATACTGATATTGTAACAGTGCAAAATTCTCCAAGTCCAGCTGCCATCAGTGAGTCTTCGTGTGTGATGAAGTCTACTGCATCTTCCACTGGAAAAGTGGGAAGTTCTTCAGATGGTTCTTCATTATTAGATTCTGTTGGCTCATCAACTATTGCCGCTGAAAGCAGTTCTTCTCAGAAATTTTCAGCTGTTGCACAGCCTGAGGATGAACAAGTTTTGGATCATTCAATGAACCAAACAGTGGCTTCATTGGATGATTTTACGTGGTTGGATTATGTGGAACTAGAATCTATGTCAGATAGGCATGATTTGAATTTGCGAAGTAATGATTTATTTGTTCAAGATTCTGGAGATAAGGATGACGTTTCAGGTGATATCTTATTGGAGAGTAGTCAGACTTCTTCACTCCATGAAGAGGCAAATTCGAAACAGGATTCTTCTTCTGTGAATCCTTGGGAGGATGAGCAACCATTGCATGCTCAAGATTCAGAAGTTATCTTACTTCCATACAATGAAGAAAGTCCCACTACTGGGGAGATTATGAGTGGAGACGCTGAGGCCTCCTCATCAGTCATTGGCTGTGGACAAGAGGAATTGGAATTTGATGGCTTTGGTGGGCTATTTGACGAACCTGAAATTGCTGCTGGGCCAGTCGCTGGGCCCTGTTTCGGTAGTGATAAGGTGGAGAGTGGTTTTGTACTAGGAAGTAGCAGCGGATCTGATCCAGAAGAGGTTGATAATTCAAATTCTCCAGTGTCTGTAGAGATTTGTTTGGCTCATTTTATAAAGCCAGAGCTTCTCACTGATGATAATGCTTGGGAATGTGAGAGCTGTTCAAGGAATGTGCAACACCAGAAGTCGGAAACTTTGAAGAAGCTGGCAAAACTTGCTTCACAAGTTTTGATAAATGGAGGTGAGACTAGAAAGCAAAATGATCAAAAGACTATGAAAGATGCATCCTGTACTTCTGAAGTTAAAACTCTTAGTAATGGACACATCAAAACTGATATTGATCTGGACACTTCTGGTGAGAGCTTGGCTTTACATAAGGCGAAAATTGATTGCTTAAATCAAACTtgtgtgaaatttgaaaatggtCAGACATGTGAGATTAATCCAGTTATTTCTCAAGGGGAAGAAGGAACAATAGAGACGAATGATGCAGTTCCTGTGCAAGAAAGTCAACAAAACATTGCTCATCAAGTTGAAGATTCTCATAGTTTTGATGGGTCTGATAGTTCTCTGTGTGCTCCTGCTGATGCTCTGTCAACTGAGGTGATAAATTCCCTAAAAGTAATGGTGAAGCGGGATGCAACCAAAAGGGTCCTTATTAACAAGGCCCCGCCTATTTTGACTGTTCATCTGAAGAGGTTCAACCAAGATGCTCGTGGTCGTTTGAGTAAATTGAATGGCCATGTAAATTTCAGTGAAGTGATTAATCTTAGACAATATATGGATCCCAG GTGCACAGATAAAGAGAAGTACAATTATCGTCTAGTTGGAGTAGTTGAGCATTTAGGAGGCATGAGAGGGGGTCACTATGTAGCCTATGTGAGAGGTGCAAAACTTGAAGGAAAGAcacagaaagaaaatgaaggttGCCTGTGGTATCATGCCAGTGATGTGTATGTGCGTGAATCTTCCCTTGAAGAAGTCCTTGGCTGTGAGGCATACATTCTATTCTATGAACAAGTTTGA